CCCGGGGAACTAAACCAGACCCCAAAGGGGTCAAACCATGAGTAATCCCGGGTGAAACCCGGGGAAATCGACTGCCAACCCCCCAGCGCTCCAACTGGTACAATTGAATTAAACACCTTCCTTCCTGGAGCGCAATCAACAAACTTGAGATAAACAAGGAAAAAGAATACTTTCTACCATATCTATCTATATTTCAATCTATAACAGAGAACCCACCCCCACCTTTGCATTAATCCTGATATTTTTCTTAATTTTAAGGTTCTTTTTACGGGATAGTTTTATAAAACAAAAAAACAGTGAGGCAATTATGGAAAATGTTGATGTATTGACCCAGGTGAAAAACAAAGCCAATACCTGGCTTGAAGGCGATTTTGATGAAGAAACCAAAAAGCAGGTAAAATATTTGCTTGAAAACGATGAGCAAGAACTGATCGACGCCTTCTATAAGGATCTTGAATTTGGTACCGGCGGTTTAAGAGGCATTATGGGAGTAGGAACAAACAGGATGAACATTTATACCGTTGGAATGGCAACCCAGGGTTTGAGCAATTATATTCACAAACAATTTTCTAATCTAAGCCAGATAAAAGCAGCCATTGCTTATGATTCCAGAAACAACAGCAAGCTGTTTGCGGAGAAAGCCGCCAAAGTTTTAACGGCCAACGGAATCAAAGTATATCTTTTCGACAAGCTCCGGCCAGTACCAGAACTCTCTTTTGCAATAAGATATTTGAGCTGCCAGGCAGGTATTATGATCACTGCCTCGCACAACCCGAAAGAATACAACGGGTATAAGGTTTACTGGGATGACGGTGGTCAGATTGTACCGCCCCACGACAAAAACATCATCAGCGAAGTACAAAAGATCAGTGACATAAGCCACGTCAATTTTAACGGGGATGAAAACAAAATAGAAATCCTCGGGAAGGACATCGATGAAACGTACCTTGACAAAATCTATACGCTTTCATTGAATCCTGAAGTCAACAAGAAACACAGTGATATGAAGATCGTTTACACGCCTTTACATGGTACGGGCGTAGATTTGATCCCAAAAGTGCTGGAAAAATTCGGGTTCAGGAATTTGATTCATGTACCCGAGCAGGATGAGATCAGCGGTGATTTTCCCACGGTTCATTCACCCAATCCCGAAGAGCATGCAGCGATGAAGATGGCGCTTGAAAAAGGCGAAAAAGAGGATGCTGACCTGGTAATGGCCACAGACCCGGATACCGACCGTGTGGGGCTGGCAGTGAAAAATAAACAGGGGCAACTGGAGATCCTAAACGGTAATCAGGCCGCTTCCCTCCTGATCAACTATCTCCTCTCTCAATGGAAAGAGAAAGGGAAATTAACAGGCAACGAATACATCGTAAAAACCATAGTCACCACGGAACTGCTGGCCGATATTGCAGAAACTTACGGTGTGGAGTGCTATGACACCCTCACCGGTTTCAAATATATAGCAGACAAGATTAAGCAGCTCGAAGGCAAGAAAACATTCATCGCTGGCGGTGAGGAAAGTTATGGTTATCTGGCAGGCGATTTCGTAAGGGACAAAGATGCGGTAATCTCCTGTGCCCTGCTTGCTGAAACAGCCTCATTTGCAAGGGAAAACGGCAGATCACTGTTTTACCAGCTCATCGACATCTACCTTGAACACGATGTTTTCAAGGAAAGGCTGAAATCGGTAGAGAAAAAAGGCAAGGAAGGGGAAGAAGAAATCAGAAAGATGATGGATCAGTTCAGGAACAACCCGCCCGATTCCATCAACGGGGAGGATCTGATGCTGATACACGATTACCATAAACAAAAAACCTTTGATCAGCTCAGTCAGCTCCGTTACGAGATCCATCTTCCCAAATCCAATGTATTACAGTTCATTTTGAAGGACGGAACCAAGATCTCCATGCGCCCGTCGGGTACAGAACCCAAGATCAAGTTCTATTTCAGCGTAAACGACAAACTGGAAAAACGGGAAGATTTAGACAAAGTTGACAGCATGCTCGAAGAGCGAATTGATAACATCATTAACGAATTAAAAATCCAATAAAAAGAAACAAGATGAAATCACATAGAAAAGAGCTTTGGTTCAACACGAAGCACCGCAGAGAATTGATAAACATCACCCCGGATGTCGAAAAAGAAGTTCGTGAAAGCGGCATTCAAGAAGGTTTTGTGCTGGTGAATGCCATGCACATTACAGCCAGTGTATTCATCAACGATGATGAGTCGGGTCTGCATCAGGATTTCGAAAACTGGCTCGAAGGCCTCGCACCGGAAAAACCCTATGATCAATACAATCACAACACAGCAGAAGACAATGCCGATGCCCATCTTAAAAGAACTGTTATGGGCCGAGAAGTAGTGGTAGCCATTACAGAGGGCAAGCTCGATTTCGGACCCTGGGAACAGATCTTCTACGGAGAATTCGACGGAAAACGAAGGAAAAGGTTATTGGTGAAGGTCATTGGGGAATAGACGCCGAAAGCTGCCTTTTAATTTGTTTGACGGGAGTTGGGAAATTGGTTGGCAAAGAGCAATTGGCAAACCCTGAATACAAAGTCGACAGGGAAAACCAATTGTCATTTGTTGTGTTTGACAGGAGTTTGATTGTTTGACAGGAGTTGGGGAAAGAAGTTAGCAAAGGACAAATCTGGCGCTGGCAGGTGAATGAAATAGTCATTGATTGTCATTAAGTGGGCATTCGGTTGTCATTAATGTTCATCCCTGACTGCCGGCACGCGGGCGTCAAAAGCCGAACAAGTTTTATTATATTCGCAGAAAATATAAAGTTGGCTGCTGGCAGCAAGCCGCTGTGGGAAAACCAAGACAGGCCGGATGATGAGGCTGAAGGCATTTGGCCGGTTGTTTGGCACCCCGTCTGGCCGGTTTTCAGATACACATGCCCGGAAAAGCTTCCGCTTCCGAGCCTTTGGATCTCAGAGAAAATATTCATCATGCATGCCGGTCGGACGGGTTAGCGTTGGCAATACAAGAGCAGGCATATGGCAACCTGATGCTAAAGGAAAAAAAAATTTCTTGACATTTGTCTCCGGTCCATTTTCCCGTCATTTTTTTATTACCTTTGTTTAAAAGATTATATGACAAACCTCACTGCCCGGTAAATAAGAAAGCGCACATAAAGCTCACCCCCGAAATTCACCGTCAAAAGGAAAAACCAGATCCTTGGTTATTTGAAGGAAATGGGGGAAAGCAATAGCCAACTATCAGTCAAAAACGGGAAAGGTTCCGTTTTGCAAACCCTAGTCCATAAGTCAATTATAAGGAAATTCAAGGACACGAATTATCTAATCCTAATCGTGCAATACGTGCGCGAGTTGAACATTGGACAGAAAGTGGTTTTACTGATTTTATGCAAAACAAAGGAGATTAGTAGGAGCAATTAAATTTTAATCTTGTACATATTCTAAACATAAATTTTTTAAGTGTATCCCCAACGCACGAATTGACAAATGTAATAAAGCACAAAAAAGATGGTATAGTGCGTGTAAGCACCCCTCTCCTTATAAAATTTTCCATTATTTAGACTCATTCTAAAAAGACAAAAACATTGGTGTCCATCTTGTTGTTTAATTAATATTGTTTTCTGATAAATGAGAACGATTCTTATGTGAAATTTAACTAAAACTAA
This genomic window from Bacteroidales bacterium contains:
- a CDS encoding phospho-sugar mutase, whose protein sequence is MENVDVLTQVKNKANTWLEGDFDEETKKQVKYLLENDEQELIDAFYKDLEFGTGGLRGIMGVGTNRMNIYTVGMATQGLSNYIHKQFSNLSQIKAAIAYDSRNNSKLFAEKAAKVLTANGIKVYLFDKLRPVPELSFAIRYLSCQAGIMITASHNPKEYNGYKVYWDDGGQIVPPHDKNIISEVQKISDISHVNFNGDENKIEILGKDIDETYLDKIYTLSLNPEVNKKHSDMKIVYTPLHGTGVDLIPKVLEKFGFRNLIHVPEQDEISGDFPTVHSPNPEEHAAMKMALEKGEKEDADLVMATDPDTDRVGLAVKNKQGQLEILNGNQAASLLINYLLSQWKEKGKLTGNEYIVKTIVTTELLADIAETYGVECYDTLTGFKYIADKIKQLEGKKTFIAGGEESYGYLAGDFVRDKDAVISCALLAETASFARENGRSLFYQLIDIYLEHDVFKERLKSVEKKGKEGEEEIRKMMDQFRNNPPDSINGEDLMLIHDYHKQKTFDQLSQLRYEIHLPKSNVLQFILKDGTKISMRPSGTEPKIKFYFSVNDKLEKREDLDKVDSMLEERIDNIINELKIQ
- a CDS encoding secondary thiamine-phosphate synthase enzyme YjbQ, which gives rise to MKSHRKELWFNTKHRRELINITPDVEKEVRESGIQEGFVLVNAMHITASVFINDDESGLHQDFENWLEGLAPEKPYDQYNHNTAEDNADAHLKRTVMGREVVVAITEGKLDFGPWEQIFYGEFDGKRRKRLLVKVIGE